AAAACAGGTTTTCCCCACAGTTCAGGAATAGGATTTGGTGAAAATTGCGGCTGTCTTTCGACAGTTATGGGTTTACCAACTCGGCGAAAATCTCCCTTAACTTCATAACCAATTCTATGCCAATCATCTTTATTTGTAATTCCTGTTAACATTCCTTCTGGACGCAATAAACCCATACCAATAGCATGAGCAGATGTGAGAATTTGTCCAGGAGTTCGGTAACAACGTTTCATAACTTCGGAACGTTTTATGCCTCCTGAATACTGAGGTTGTTTACTTAATAAATTACTTAAATTTTCTCCAAATATTTCCTTAGCTTTGGGTACTACTAAATTATCCAAACTTTGTGCTTCATCATAGGCCCAAATTAAGCGTCTTTCTTCTGGCTTTTGTACATTTACAGGTCGTAAAGCTTGATAAGCTAACCAATAAATGGCTTGTTTATCTTCATATTTTAAATCATCTTCGGCTACTAAATCTTGACCTTCATCAATTAAGATGGCATCAAACATTGGTTCAATAGTAATTTCTTCTAATAACCGTTTACTTAAATCTATTAAACCGCGATTTGGCTGTCTTTCATTGGTATTTTGCACAGTTCCTGGTCTTTTACCATGATATTCGCAAATGGTTCTATATAAACCTGGTTGTTCTTTTGCCCCCCAGGCATGAAATACTTGTAATTTGAAGTTAGTTTTTGGATTATATTCCATTTCACCACAACTAAAACGCTTGATCCATTGATCTAGTAACCCAATCACCAAATCATATAGAGAACGGGTAAAAAATACTAAAGCAATATCCCAATCTGGATGTTTTAGGTGCATATTTGCGGCTTTTTGACACAGTAAAACGGTTTTTCCTGAACCTGCGATACCGCGAATCCGTTGGGGACCCGGGGGAATTTCTTTACCAATATGTTCTTGTTGTAAATCAATTTCATACAGTCTTTCTCGTAAACTATCAATGACACTAGAACGGGTTTTTCCAGTGGTATTAACTTGATTACGAGGTGGTTTACGCAATACAGGTGTTCCGGCTACAACTGATAGTAATAATTCCCAATCTTTATCTTCTAACTCTGCTCCAGGAATAACAATATTAGCTTGTTGAATCCGTTCAATTAAACCAACTTTTCCTAATTGGTCTTGAAATATAATTGGTGGGCAATCAGGTAATTTATCAAATCCTTTTTGCTGCCATTGTTCTGCGGTAATTTGCGGTAATGCAACTATAGCTCTACCATTAACTTTTCGCCACAGTGCGGTTTCTCTATCACTATATGATATTAATGCTCGCAGTTGATGTTCTGCCTGTTGATAGGGATTTATTTCTGTGATATCACTATTTTGTAATTGCCATTGTTGACCATTAATAGTGGCAATTTGGTCAATACTGATGGATTTTACTTCAACTACAACTATACCAAATTCTCTATCAACTATTAAGATATCTGGCTCTTTTCTAATTTCTCCAGCTTTTGAGAAAATGGGATAACGCCAATATCCAATACAGTTTTTATCAGCAAAAGCACTCCGAAAACCATCCCAAACTTTCTGTTCTCCATCTTGATTTTTGATTGCTTCGGTGGTGATAAACTTGCTACCCTGTTCTTCTATGCCTACAGCCATTTTCTTTACCCGCATAAAATCGTTATGGATTTTAAGCTACCATTACTAATAGTTTATAATATCTATCTGTGGGTAGATGATACTGAGTTTCTAATTTAAGCTTGTCTGATAGCGGAGCGTGGCGTTAGCCATATCAGGATTTTCAGGATTTGAGGATTTTCAGGATTGTCGTTGATGATTTATTTGTCAGTTTAAATATTAATTGTCTGAATCAGGATTTTCAGGATTTGAGGATTTTCAGGATTGTCGTTGATGATTTATTTGTCAGTTTAAA
The window above is part of the Dolichospermum sp. DET69 genome. Proteins encoded here:
- a CDS encoding NERD domain-containing protein codes for the protein MAVGIEEQGSKFITTEAIKNQDGEQKVWDGFRSAFADKNCIGYWRYPIFSKAGEIRKEPDILIVDREFGIVVVEVKSISIDQIATINGQQWQLQNSDITEINPYQQAEHQLRALISYSDRETALWRKVNGRAIVALPQITAEQWQQKGFDKLPDCPPIIFQDQLGKVGLIERIQQANIVIPGAELEDKDWELLLSVVAGTPVLRKPPRNQVNTTGKTRSSVIDSLRERLYEIDLQQEHIGKEIPPGPQRIRGIAGSGKTVLLCQKAANMHLKHPDWDIALVFFTRSLYDLVIGLLDQWIKRFSCGEMEYNPKTNFKLQVFHAWGAKEQPGLYRTICEYHGKRPGTVQNTNERQPNRGLIDLSKRLLEEITIEPMFDAILIDEGQDLVAEDDLKYEDKQAIYWLAYQALRPVNVQKPEERRLIWAYDEAQSLDNLVVPKAKEIFGENLSNLLSKQPQYSGGIKRSEVMKRCYRTPGQILTSAHAIGMGLLRPEGMLTGITNKDDWHRIGYEVKGDFRRVGKPITVERQPQFSPNPIPELWGKPVLEFETYSSREAEMKALSENIMHNIVHDGLNPSRDILVLVLGSSYEAIELETSIASYLMKQDIDVYIPTALKLNDLAPQYPHNDPDKFWCDGGVTVSRITRAKGHEADMIYVVGFDNVARNESDVNFRNQLFVALTRARGWANLSGVGSYPMYEEMRKVIASGESFTFTYKRPPKRDIGDNE